A part of Roseitalea porphyridii genomic DNA contains:
- a CDS encoding LysE family translocator translates to MPLAKTRRRTDPLNAMSLDQILIFIPAALLLGLSPGANNLLAFASAARAGWRRAALGVIGRVVAWAVLVVLVAFGLGAVLEASEAAFLVVKWLGVAYLAYLAVRFWNAPVEAEPALPPTGALMRREFLTLMGNPKAYLLLTAFLPQFVDPAAAPTPQLLALGLLYLVIEAVAAMSWVTLGMLVGAHALTPLRRRLVNRVSGGLLGLAAIALARTDRAQ, encoded by the coding sequence GTGCCGCTCGCAAAGACGCGCCGCCGCACCGACCCCCTGAATGCCATGTCGCTCGACCAGATCCTCATCTTCATCCCCGCCGCCCTGCTTCTGGGCCTGTCGCCTGGCGCCAACAATCTGCTGGCCTTCGCCTCGGCCGCCCGGGCCGGCTGGCGGCGCGCCGCGCTCGGCGTGATCGGCCGCGTCGTCGCATGGGCCGTGCTCGTCGTGCTGGTCGCGTTCGGTCTCGGGGCGGTGCTGGAGGCGTCCGAAGCGGCGTTCCTCGTCGTCAAATGGCTGGGCGTCGCCTATCTGGCCTATCTGGCGGTGCGGTTCTGGAACGCGCCGGTCGAGGCCGAGCCCGCGCTTCCGCCGACCGGCGCGCTGATGCGCCGCGAGTTCCTGACCCTGATGGGCAACCCGAAGGCCTATCTGCTGCTGACCGCCTTCCTGCCTCAGTTCGTCGATCCCGCTGCGGCACCGACGCCGCAGCTTCTGGCGCTCGGCCTTCTCTATCTGGTCATCGAGGCGGTGGCGGCGATGAGCTGGGTCACGCTCGGCATGCTGGTCGGCGCGCATGCGCTGACGCCGCTGCGCCGGCGCCTTGTCAACCGCGTCTCCGGCGGACTTCTGGGCCTCGCCGCCATCGCGCTGGCGCGCACCGACCGTGCCCAATAG
- a CDS encoding MFS transporter has translation MADPAPHTRVAWSEIATRDHAPALALVCLGVWLHAADGLIVATMLPAIVAEIGGGALVAWSVALYEIGSIVAGATGGFLALRYGLRLPMTLAGVLFAIGCLVSAFAPTMPVLLAGRLLQGLGGGGLMALSFVAVSILFPPRLMARAMAAISALWGVSSFLGPLIGGLFVEYATWRAGFVFFAAQAFALALWIGLAAKLGARPPAEGLSNTVPVLRLAVLAAGIVSVAYAGIDIDPVATPAFITAGAALLVVFLVLDGRAGPDRLLPPMPFGLASAHGSALTMVLAMSAATIAITAYGPLLVVAIHGVSAIVAGYLVACSAVGWTVFAIIVSGADPRHDPRYIIAGMAMVGVSIVGFAFAVPAGPVWLIAIVAVIEGGGFGIAWTFILRRVTTLSDPAETERVSGAIPTVQRLGYALGAAYIGIIANAAGFAAAGTPEAFLPAARWVFLGSVPLALVGLVALAHFVSPRLARTD, from the coding sequence ATGGCCGATCCCGCTCCACACACCCGCGTCGCCTGGTCTGAAATCGCAACGCGCGATCATGCGCCGGCCCTGGCGCTGGTGTGCCTTGGCGTGTGGCTGCATGCGGCCGACGGGCTGATCGTGGCGACGATGTTGCCGGCGATCGTCGCCGAGATCGGCGGCGGCGCGCTGGTCGCCTGGTCGGTGGCGCTCTACGAGATCGGCTCCATCGTCGCCGGCGCGACGGGCGGGTTCCTGGCCCTGCGCTACGGGCTGCGCCTGCCGATGACGCTCGCCGGCGTCCTGTTCGCCATCGGATGCCTTGTCAGCGCTTTCGCGCCGACCATGCCGGTGCTGCTGGCCGGCCGGCTTTTGCAGGGACTGGGCGGCGGCGGGCTGATGGCGCTGTCGTTCGTCGCGGTCTCCATCCTGTTTCCGCCACGCCTGATGGCGCGAGCGATGGCGGCGATCTCGGCGCTGTGGGGCGTGTCGTCCTTTCTCGGGCCGCTGATCGGCGGGCTGTTCGTCGAATACGCCACCTGGCGGGCCGGGTTTGTCTTCTTCGCCGCGCAGGCATTCGCGCTGGCGCTGTGGATCGGTCTTGCCGCGAAGCTCGGCGCGCGGCCGCCCGCCGAGGGCCTTTCGAACACCGTGCCAGTGCTGCGCCTTGCCGTGCTCGCCGCCGGGATCGTCTCGGTCGCATACGCCGGCATCGATATCGATCCGGTCGCGACCCCCGCCTTCATCACCGCAGGCGCGGCGCTGCTGGTCGTCTTTCTCGTGCTCGACGGGCGCGCCGGTCCCGACCGGCTGCTGCCGCCGATGCCGTTCGGTCTTGCCAGCGCGCATGGCAGCGCGCTGACCATGGTGCTCGCCATGTCGGCGGCGACCATCGCGATCACCGCCTACGGCCCGCTGCTGGTCGTGGCGATCCATGGCGTCTCGGCCATCGTCGCGGGCTATCTGGTCGCCTGTTCGGCGGTCGGCTGGACGGTGTTCGCGATCATCGTGTCGGGCGCCGATCCGCGGCACGACCCCAGATACATCATCGCCGGCATGGCGATGGTGGGGGTCAGCATCGTCGGTTTCGCGTTTGCCGTGCCGGCGGGCCCGGTCTGGCTGATCGCCATCGTCGCGGTGATCGAGGGGGGCGGCTTCGGCATCGCCTGGACCTTCATCCTGCGCCGGGTGACGACGCTCTCCGATCCGGCCGAGACCGAGCGTGTTTCCGGCGCGATTCCCACCGTGCAGCGGCTCGGCTATGCGCTGGGCGCGGCCTATATCGGCATCATCGCCAACGCGGCCGGCTTCGCCGCAGCCGGGACGCCCGAGGCCTTCCTGCCCGCCGCGCGCTGGGTGTTCCTGGGCAGCGTGCCGCTGGCGCTGGTCGGCCTCGTCGCGCTGGCGCACTTCGTCTCGCCAAGGCTGGCCAGAACGGACTGA
- a CDS encoding DMT family transporter, with product MPNRRAQVPEDTATATAFGAVIAVAMAAALWGTVGVASKLLYGTTEISPVFVGFVRLALASPLLLVLSLATVGRRTFAFAGRELGAIVMIGVSMALYQLFYFTAVATTGVAIATLVTICTAPLMVALLAGLFLGERLTAPVIGALAIGIAGTAMLVGVPSDVGVTQAAVLAGTGWALGSAVSFALFTLFSRVLAPRHHPFTLIGIGLGAGALMLLPVALFHLPASVPAEGLWLLLYIGLVPTGFAYVIFFAGMKRAGATVASIAALTEPLTATLLAWLLFDERLGALGLIGAALLVAAMVLLTRSTRTAR from the coding sequence GTGCCCAATAGGCGCGCACAGGTTCCCGAGGACACCGCGACGGCGACCGCATTCGGCGCCGTGATCGCCGTCGCAATGGCGGCGGCCCTGTGGGGCACGGTGGGCGTCGCCTCGAAGCTGCTTTACGGCACCACCGAGATCTCGCCGGTCTTCGTCGGCTTCGTGCGGCTGGCGCTCGCCTCGCCGCTGCTGCTGGTCCTGTCGCTGGCAACCGTCGGCCGGCGCACCTTCGCCTTCGCCGGCCGAGAACTGGGCGCGATCGTCATGATCGGCGTCTCCATGGCGCTCTATCAGCTGTTCTACTTCACGGCCGTCGCCACCACCGGGGTCGCCATCGCCACGCTGGTGACGATCTGCACCGCGCCGCTGATGGTGGCGCTGCTTGCCGGCCTTTTTCTGGGCGAGCGGCTGACCGCGCCGGTGATCGGCGCGCTTGCCATCGGCATCGCCGGTACCGCGATGCTCGTGGGCGTCCCCTCCGATGTCGGGGTCACGCAGGCCGCCGTTCTTGCCGGTACCGGCTGGGCGCTGGGCTCGGCGGTCAGCTTCGCCCTCTTCACGCTCTTCAGCCGGGTGCTGGCGCCGCGCCATCATCCGTTCACGCTGATCGGCATCGGCCTTGGGGCGGGCGCGCTGATGCTGCTGCCGGTCGCCCTGTTCCATCTGCCCGCCTCGGTCCCGGCGGAAGGCCTGTGGCTGCTGCTCTATATCGGGCTGGTTCCGACAGGGTTTGCCTATGTCATCTTCTTTGCCGGCATGAAGCGGGCGGGCGCGACGGTCGCCAGCATCGCCGCGCTGACCGAGCCGCTGACGGCGACGCTGCTGGCCTGGCTGCTGTTCGATGAGAGGCTTGGCGCGCTCGGCCTGATCGGCGCGGCCCTGCTCGTCGCCGCCATGGTGCTGCTGACGCGAAGCACACGGACCGCGCGGTAG